The segment TTCTTGTTCATTGCCTGTTTCAGCCGTGTCAAAACGATCAATCACAACCATTGAAGGTTTGAGTGAGAATGGAGATCATCCGGTGCAGAAAGCATGGATTGAACAGGATGTGGCACAATGTGGTTATTGCCAAACCGGGCAGATCATGACTGCTGCTGCATTGTTGAAAAGCAATCCCAATCCAACCGATGCACAAATTGAAGCGTCTATGAGTGGTAATATTTGCAGGTGTGGTACTTATCTGCGTATCAAGGAAGCAATTAAAACAGCAGCGAAGCAAAACTAAACTACGTTGAGCCCTGGTTTTTATTAAAATTATTTAATCTGCCTTTCGATGAAATACATTCTGGCTTTTTTGCTTTTCTCATACAGCAATGTTTCTGCTCAGTCAAAAGACATGATGATTCGTATATCCGAAATTGAGATCGATTCAAATTATCTGAATGAATATAATACAATTCTAAAAGAAGAATCAAGGGCATCCGTTCAATTAGAATCCGGCGTTATTGCTATTTATCCAATGTATCAAAAAGCGAATCCAAC is part of the Lacibacter sediminis genome and harbors:
- a CDS encoding putative quinol monooxygenase → MKYILAFLLFSYSNVSAQSKDMMIRISEIEIDSNYLNEYNTILKEESRASVQLESGVIAIYPMYQKANPTQIRILEIYANREAYEAHLKTPHFQKYKTTTLKMVKSLKLIDMNNIDSETMVDIFRKIKQ
- a CDS encoding (2Fe-2S)-binding protein — its product is MPVISLNVNGKTVSIDVDPATPVLWVLREHLNLVGTKYGCGVAQCGACTIMLDNVAVRSCSLPVSAVSKRSITTIEGLSENGDHPVQKAWIEQDVAQCGYCQTGQIMTAAALLKSNPNPTDAQIEASMSGNICRCGTYLRIKEAIKTAAKQN